In Patescibacteria group bacterium, a single window of DNA contains:
- a CDS encoding tryptophan-rich sensory protein, whose protein sequence is MNKKNVIKFLIYFGFCECAGAIGSIFTVSAIKNWYVFLEKPSFSPPNWLFGPAWTTLYLLMAISIFLISSSYAKATEGQSKKIKMVSRLFWIHLFFNAIWSFLFFGLESPLLGLFDIIILWVMIGILTFQFFKIRKLAGILFIPYWLWVSFATILNFFVWKLN, encoded by the coding sequence ATGAATAAAAAAAATGTTATCAAGTTTTTAATTTATTTCGGTTTTTGTGAATGCGCCGGCGCCATTGGCAGTATTTTCACCGTTTCGGCCATCAAAAATTGGTATGTATTTTTAGAAAAACCGTCTTTCAGTCCGCCAAATTGGTTATTCGGTCCGGCCTGGACCACACTTTATCTATTAATGGCAATTTCCATTTTTCTCATTTCGTCCTCTTACGCTAAAGCTACAGAAGGACAGAGCAAAAAAATAAAAATGGTTTCTCGTCTTTTCTGGATTCATTTATTTTTTAACGCCATTTGGTCATTTTTATTTTTCGGATTGGAGAGCCCATTACTCGGACTTTTTGACATTATAATTTTATGGGTGATGATCGGAATTTTGACTTTTCAATTCTTCAAAATCAGAAAACTGGCCGGAATTTTATTTATTCCTTATTGGCTTTGGGTTTCTTTTGCCACAATTTTAAACTTTTTTGTTTGGAAATTAAATTAA
- a CDS encoding AtpZ/AtpI family protein — protein MSKFADKQYLMESLKIFSRLSVWIVFPALLGALLGKWLDKKYNSSPRWFLIVIGLSFIFSMIALVKNTLEEYKKY, from the coding sequence ATGTCTAAATTCGCAGATAAACAATATTTAATGGAATCTTTGAAGATATTCAGCCGGTTGTCGGTTTGGATTGTTTTCCCGGCTCTTTTGGGAGCTTTATTGGGAAAATGGCTGGATAAAAAATATAACAGTTCGCCGCGTTGGTTTTTAATCGTCATCGGCTTATCTTTTATTTTTTCAATGATTGCTTTGGTCAAAAATACTTTAGAAGAATATAAAAAGTATTAA